One genomic window of Halorubrum hochsteinianum includes the following:
- the hmgA gene encoding hydroxymethylglutaryl-CoA reductase (NADPH), translating to MSQPTPADLAARVRDGDLRFHELEDHADADTATAARRLLVAEATDADLDPLGEYTFDAEAVHGSNIENTLGGVQVPVGVAGPVTIDGSARSGERYLPLATTEGALVASINRGCSAIERAGGATARVTKSGMTRAPVFRVAGVAEAEALVAWVRDNEDALAEAAESTTSHGELLDVTPYVVGNNVFCRFRYDTKDAMGMNMATIATREACDVIEAETDASLVALSGNLCSDKKPAAINAVEGRGRSVVADATIPREVVEERLHTTPEAIAEINTRKNLVGSAKAGALGFNAHVANAVAAMFLATGQDEAQVVEGANAITTAETTDDGDLYASVSLASLEVGTVGGGTKLATQRASLEILGVAGGGDPAGANADALAESIAVCALAGELNLLAALGSRHLSSAHAELGR from the coding sequence ATGTCGCAACCGACTCCAGCGGACCTCGCGGCCCGCGTCCGCGACGGCGACCTCCGCTTCCACGAGCTGGAAGACCACGCCGACGCCGACACGGCGACCGCCGCGCGCCGGCTGCTCGTCGCGGAGGCGACCGACGCCGACCTCGACCCGCTCGGCGAGTACACGTTCGACGCCGAGGCGGTCCACGGCTCGAACATCGAGAACACGCTCGGCGGCGTCCAGGTGCCGGTCGGCGTCGCCGGCCCGGTGACGATCGACGGGAGCGCCCGCTCGGGCGAGCGCTACCTCCCGCTGGCGACCACCGAGGGCGCGCTCGTCGCGTCGATCAACCGCGGCTGCTCCGCCATCGAACGCGCCGGCGGCGCGACGGCTCGGGTGACCAAGAGCGGGATGACGCGCGCGCCGGTCTTCCGGGTCGCGGGCGTCGCCGAGGCCGAGGCGCTCGTCGCGTGGGTTCGGGACAACGAGGACGCGCTCGCCGAGGCGGCGGAGTCGACGACGAGCCACGGCGAACTGCTCGACGTGACGCCGTACGTCGTCGGCAACAACGTGTTCTGCCGGTTCCGCTACGACACGAAGGACGCGATGGGGATGAACATGGCCACCATCGCGACCCGCGAGGCCTGCGACGTGATCGAGGCCGAGACGGACGCCTCGCTGGTCGCGCTCTCGGGGAACCTCTGTTCCGACAAGAAGCCTGCCGCGATCAACGCCGTCGAGGGGCGCGGGCGCTCGGTCGTCGCGGACGCGACGATCCCCCGCGAGGTCGTCGAGGAGCGCCTCCACACGACCCCGGAGGCGATCGCCGAGATCAACACCCGGAAGAACCTCGTCGGCTCCGCGAAGGCGGGCGCGCTCGGCTTCAACGCCCACGTCGCCAACGCGGTCGCCGCGATGTTCCTCGCCACCGGGCAGGACGAGGCGCAGGTCGTCGAGGGCGCGAACGCGATCACGACCGCCGAGACGACCGACGACGGCGACCTCTACGCCTCCGTCTCGCTGGCGAGCCTCGAAGTCGGGACCGTCGGCGGCGGGACGAAGCTGGCGACCCAGCGCGCGAGCCTTGAGATCCTCGGGGTCGCCGGCGGCGGCGACCCGGCCGGGGCCAACGCCGACGCGCTCGCGGAGTCGATCGCGGTCTGCGCGCTCGCGGGCGAACTCAACCTGCTCGCGGCGCTCGGGTCGCGACACCTCTCGTCGGCGCACGCGGAGCTCGGTCGATAA
- a CDS encoding GNAT family N-acetyltransferase, giving the protein MSVNVEKRIDPPGESDYATAAWELKERIRSAEGVLRQRRGFFVDAYRRSTAHLLVENDRLVAFASVRQDGYILFLAVHPDHRGRGHAERLIADVAEQHRSVTCHARTTNRPALGFYEHLGFEVIRRIDDYYEDGGDAYYLKLGGESIRERLSGFVGR; this is encoded by the coding sequence GTGAGCGTCAACGTCGAAAAGCGGATCGACCCGCCCGGCGAGTCCGACTACGCGACCGCCGCGTGGGAGCTCAAAGAGCGAATTCGGTCCGCTGAGGGCGTCCTCAGACAGCGACGCGGCTTCTTCGTCGACGCGTACCGCCGGTCGACCGCCCACCTGCTCGTCGAGAACGACCGGCTCGTCGCCTTCGCGTCCGTCCGTCAGGACGGCTACATCCTCTTTCTCGCCGTCCACCCGGACCACCGCGGCCGCGGCCACGCCGAGCGGCTCATCGCCGACGTGGCCGAGCAGCACCGCTCGGTCACCTGCCACGCCCGCACGACCAACCGCCCCGCGCTCGGCTTCTACGAACACCTCGGCTTCGAAGTGATCCGCCGCATCGACGACTACTACGAGGACGGCGGCGACGCCTACTACCTCAAGCTCGGCGGGGAGTCGATCCGCGAGCGGCTCTCCGGGTTCGTCGGTCGGTAG
- a CDS encoding DUF502 domain-containing protein, which produces MADESSAARLLRRAFLTGVAVVVPAVITLVVLAFAFNAVYDYLDAFSSAVVAVSPGLGLPVVGAIPREAAIEIATPVVFVAAIVLLGAAVESSRYGERAVDYVDEAVERVPGVGSVYQGFRQMSDAMLDSDSGNFREVVLVEFPTEGTYTLAFVTSETPEVVADHADSEGEGMRTLFMPMAPNPVMGGHVVFVPERRIVDVELTVDEGIRALVTSGVALEEVAADLDDVDPTDLRADAPEETIDARFPSDERPRSAGEPRDGAAGEGDGR; this is translated from the coding sequence ATGGCTGACGAGTCGTCGGCGGCGCGGCTGCTCCGACGGGCGTTCCTCACGGGCGTCGCCGTGGTCGTCCCCGCGGTCATCACGCTCGTCGTCCTCGCGTTCGCGTTCAACGCGGTGTACGACTACCTCGACGCGTTCTCGTCCGCGGTCGTCGCCGTCTCCCCGGGGCTCGGCCTCCCCGTCGTCGGCGCGATCCCCCGCGAGGCCGCGATCGAGATCGCGACGCCGGTCGTGTTCGTGGCCGCCATCGTTCTCCTCGGCGCGGCGGTCGAGTCCTCGCGGTACGGCGAGCGCGCGGTCGACTACGTGGACGAGGCCGTCGAGCGGGTGCCGGGGGTGGGATCGGTCTATCAGGGGTTCCGACAGATGAGCGACGCGATGCTGGACTCCGACAGCGGGAACTTCCGCGAGGTCGTCCTCGTGGAGTTCCCGACCGAGGGGACGTACACGCTGGCGTTCGTGACGAGCGAGACGCCCGAGGTCGTCGCGGACCACGCCGACTCCGAGGGCGAGGGGATGCGGACGCTGTTCATGCCGATGGCCCCGAACCCGGTGATGGGGGGCCACGTCGTCTTCGTCCCCGAGCGCCGGATCGTCGACGTGGAGCTGACCGTCGACGAGGGGATCCGCGCGCTGGTCACGAGCGGCGTCGCCTTGGAGGAGGTCGCGGCCGACCTCGACGACGTCGACCCGACCGACCTCCGCGCCGACGCGCCGGAGGAGACCATCGACGCGCGGTTCCCGTCGGACGAGCGGCCGAGGAGTGCCGGAGAGCCTCGTGACGGAGCCGCCGGGGAGGGCGACGGCCGATGA
- a CDS encoding archease yields MSYELRDHTADVAVEATADTLSALFAAVADGLTAASAESVPAAGERFEFAVEAEGREALLFDYLDRLIYERDVRLVLPAAHRCEVSEPADDGDGWRLAASARGVPLDAVAAREIKAVTYSEMALERRVDGWYAYVVFDV; encoded by the coding sequence ATGAGCTACGAGCTCCGCGACCACACCGCCGATGTCGCCGTCGAGGCCACGGCCGACACCCTCTCCGCGCTGTTCGCGGCGGTCGCCGACGGACTCACCGCGGCGAGCGCGGAGTCGGTCCCCGCGGCCGGCGAGCGGTTCGAGTTCGCGGTCGAGGCCGAGGGCCGCGAGGCGCTGCTGTTCGACTACCTCGATCGGTTGATCTACGAGCGCGACGTGCGGCTCGTCCTCCCGGCGGCCCACCGGTGCGAGGTGTCCGAGCCGGCGGACGACGGCGACGGCTGGCGGCTCGCGGCCAGCGCGCGCGGCGTTCCGCTCGACGCGGTCGCCGCCCGGGAGATCAAGGCGGTCACCTACTCCGAGATGGCGCTCGAACGCCGAGTCGACGGGTGGTACGCGTACGTCGTGTTCGACGTGTGA
- a CDS encoding RtcB family protein — translation MTTREVAGFELRKVREHVWELPREGDMNVPARVLASESLLEEIGGDDTLQQLRNATHLPGIAAPALCMPDGHQGYGFPVGGVGAIDAENGCISPGAVGYDINCGVRMVRTDLTYDDVRGREEELVDALFEAIPSGLGGGGVIGGTADAIEGALERGVEWAVEEGYGVESDLARCEDEGRRSDARPEYVSQKAMDRGRNQMGSLGSGNHFLEVQRVTDVFREEVAAEYGLEEDGIVVLIHCGSRGLGHQTCNDYLRRIEQEHGDLLDDLPDKELAAAPAGSQLAEEYYGAMGACINFAWANRQLITHQARETFGEVFDADPIEDLGMELLYDVAHNIAKKETHEIGVDAEGNPAVGDAVADREERELYVHRKGATRAFPAGNADVPEVYRGVGQPVIIPGSMGAGSYVLRGGDESMSVSFGSTAHGAGRLMSRTQAKQEFWGGDVQDDLEDGQQIYVKAQSGATIAEEAPGVYKDIDEVIRVSDDLGIGDKVARTFPVCNIKG, via the coding sequence ATGACCACGCGCGAAGTCGCCGGATTCGAGCTGCGGAAGGTGCGCGAACACGTCTGGGAGCTCCCCCGCGAGGGCGACATGAACGTTCCCGCGCGGGTGCTCGCCAGCGAGTCACTCTTGGAGGAGATCGGCGGGGACGACACCCTCCAGCAGCTCCGCAACGCGACGCACCTCCCCGGGATCGCCGCGCCCGCGCTGTGCATGCCCGACGGCCATCAGGGGTACGGGTTCCCGGTCGGCGGCGTCGGCGCGATCGACGCCGAAAACGGCTGTATATCGCCCGGAGCGGTCGGCTACGACATCAACTGCGGCGTCCGCATGGTGCGGACGGACCTCACCTACGACGACGTGCGCGGCCGCGAGGAGGAGCTGGTCGACGCGCTGTTCGAGGCGATCCCCTCGGGGCTGGGCGGCGGCGGCGTCATCGGCGGGACCGCGGACGCGATCGAGGGGGCCTTGGAGCGCGGCGTCGAGTGGGCCGTCGAGGAGGGGTACGGGGTCGAGAGCGACCTCGCGCGCTGCGAGGACGAGGGCCGGCGGTCCGATGCCCGCCCGGAGTACGTCTCCCAGAAGGCGATGGACCGCGGCCGGAATCAGATGGGGTCGCTCGGCTCGGGGAACCACTTCCTGGAGGTCCAGCGCGTCACGGACGTGTTCCGCGAGGAGGTCGCCGCCGAGTACGGACTTGAGGAAGACGGGATCGTCGTCCTGATCCACTGCGGGAGCCGCGGGCTGGGCCACCAGACGTGTAACGACTACCTGCGCCGGATCGAGCAGGAGCACGGCGACCTGCTCGACGACCTGCCGGACAAGGAGCTGGCGGCCGCCCCGGCGGGGTCGCAGCTGGCAGAGGAGTACTACGGCGCGATGGGCGCGTGCATCAACTTCGCGTGGGCGAACCGCCAGCTGATCACCCATCAGGCCCGCGAGACGTTCGGCGAGGTGTTCGACGCCGACCCGATCGAGGACCTCGGGATGGAACTGCTGTACGACGTGGCGCACAACATCGCGAAGAAGGAGACCCACGAGATCGGCGTCGACGCCGAAGGGAATCCGGCCGTCGGCGACGCGGTCGCCGACCGCGAGGAGCGCGAACTGTACGTCCACCGCAAGGGCGCGACGCGGGCGTTCCCCGCGGGCAACGCGGACGTGCCCGAGGTCTACCGCGGCGTGGGGCAGCCGGTCATCATCCCGGGGAGCATGGGCGCGGGCTCGTACGTCCTCCGGGGCGGCGACGAGTCGATGTCGGTGTCGTTCGGCTCGACCGCGCACGGCGCCGGTCGCCTGATGAGCCGGACGCAGGCGAAACAGGAGTTCTGGGGCGGCGACGTTCAGGACGATCTGGAGGACGGCCAGCAGATCTACGTGAAGGCGCAGTCGGGCGCGACCATCGCCGAGGAGGCCCCGGGCGTCTACAAGGACATCGACGAGGTGATCCGCGTCAGCGACGACCTCGGCATCGGCGACAAGGTCGCGCGGACCTTCCCCGTCTGTAACATCAAGGGCTGA
- a CDS encoding SDR family NAD(P)-dependent oxidoreductase, whose amino-acid sequence MAVVVTGASRGIGRATAVELAERDVVVDYRSDEGAAAETARRVRDAGGEAVTVRADVRESAAADRLIETAVDEFGSLDAVVNNAGIARPNRLEETTDEAWESVIDTNLSGAFRVTRAAAPHLRESGGDVVFLSSVGGTLGTVDAGYAASKAGLHGLTRALARELGPDGVQVNAVAPGPVETDLNEVILDHLESIEFRGHENVDTHLPEYACDPATVADSVRYLIENDHVHGEILDVDGGMRL is encoded by the coding sequence ATGGCAGTCGTAGTCACCGGAGCGAGTCGGGGCATCGGGCGAGCGACCGCGGTCGAACTCGCCGAACGCGACGTCGTCGTCGACTACCGGTCCGACGAAGGGGCCGCCGCCGAGACGGCGCGGCGGGTCCGCGACGCGGGCGGCGAGGCCGTGACGGTTCGGGCCGACGTGAGAGAGAGCGCGGCCGCGGACCGACTGATCGAGACGGCCGTCGACGAGTTCGGCTCGCTCGACGCGGTCGTCAACAACGCCGGCATCGCGCGACCGAACCGGCTGGAGGAGACGACCGACGAGGCCTGGGAGTCGGTGATCGACACCAACCTCTCGGGCGCGTTCCGCGTCACCCGCGCGGCGGCTCCGCACCTCCGCGAGAGCGGGGGCGACGTCGTCTTCCTCTCCAGCGTCGGCGGCACGCTCGGCACCGTCGACGCCGGGTACGCCGCGAGCAAGGCCGGCCTCCACGGGCTGACCCGCGCGCTGGCCCGGGAACTCGGCCCGGACGGCGTTCAGGTCAACGCAGTCGCGCCCGGCCCGGTCGAGACAGACCTCAACGAGGTCATCCTCGACCACCTCGAATCGATCGAGTTCCGGGGTCACGAGAACGTCGACACCCACCTCCCGGAGTACGCCTGCGACCCGGCGACCGTCGCCGACTCCGTCCGCTACCTGATCGAGAACGACCACGTCCACGGGGAGATACTCGACGTGGACGGCGGCATGCGCCTCTGA
- a CDS encoding MTH1187 family thiamine-binding protein encodes MTAIAMLSVAPVIEESMAGEVAKAVAALDEFDVSYETNPMGTVIEADDAETLFAAAAAAHEAVDGDRVSTVLKIDDKRTSESSAADKVTAVEDHLGREAKRER; translated from the coding sequence ATGACAGCGATCGCGATGCTGAGCGTCGCGCCGGTGATCGAGGAGAGCATGGCGGGGGAGGTCGCGAAGGCCGTCGCCGCGCTCGACGAGTTCGACGTGAGCTACGAGACGAACCCGATGGGGACCGTCATCGAGGCCGACGACGCGGAGACGCTGTTCGCGGCCGCGGCGGCCGCCCACGAGGCCGTCGACGGCGACCGCGTCTCCACGGTCCTCAAGATCGACGACAAGCGGACGAGCGAGTCGTCGGCCGCCGACAAGGTCACCGCCGTCGAGGACCACCTCGGACGGGAGGCGAAGCGGGAGCGCTGA
- a CDS encoding alpha/beta hydrolase gives MTRRNPVNRAQRRLSRPARERFATRAVAFDVDGATCRGTLYLPGGDPDDPPVVVMAPGLGAARTFGYPAVAERFADAGYAALLFDHPEFGDSDGDSQHVDLARQRAAYAAAIDRADRVDAVGDDLVLWGASLSAAHVLTLAAERRDVDAVVGLVPMLDGRAIALRRGGRYLARAAAAGLRDRIGDRFGRGRTVPLVGGTEELAAITEPGTKRKYIDLVDRDSAWRNETPARSLLGLVGYRPVTRLDEISAPTLLLAGTDDAIVDADAVAAAGERLDRGTVVSMPADHFSVLGADFEGAIGHQLSFLKDALE, from the coding sequence GTGACCCGCCGCAACCCGGTCAACCGGGCGCAGCGACGGCTGTCGCGCCCGGCCCGCGAGCGGTTCGCCACGCGCGCGGTCGCGTTCGACGTCGACGGCGCGACCTGTCGCGGGACGCTGTACCTGCCCGGCGGCGACCCCGACGACCCCCCGGTCGTCGTGATGGCTCCCGGGCTCGGCGCGGCGCGCACGTTCGGCTACCCCGCCGTCGCGGAGCGGTTCGCCGACGCGGGCTACGCGGCCCTCCTCTTCGATCACCCCGAGTTCGGCGACTCCGACGGGGACTCGCAGCACGTCGACCTCGCCCGGCAGCGCGCGGCGTACGCGGCCGCGATCGACCGCGCGGACCGGGTCGACGCCGTCGGCGACGACCTCGTGTTGTGGGGCGCGTCGCTGTCGGCGGCGCACGTCCTCACGCTCGCCGCGGAGCGCCGCGACGTCGACGCGGTCGTCGGCCTCGTCCCGATGCTCGACGGGCGCGCGATCGCCCTGCGACGCGGCGGACGGTACCTCGCGCGCGCCGCCGCCGCGGGACTCCGCGACCGGATCGGCGACCGGTTCGGTCGCGGCCGCACCGTCCCCCTCGTGGGCGGGACGGAAGAGCTCGCGGCGATCACGGAGCCCGGAACGAAGCGGAAGTACATCGACTTGGTCGACCGCGACTCGGCGTGGCGCAACGAGACCCCCGCGCGGTCGCTGCTCGGACTGGTCGGCTACCGACCCGTCACGCGCCTCGACGAGATCAGCGCCCCGACGCTCCTCTTGGCCGGGACCGACGACGCCATCGTCGACGCCGACGCGGTCGCGGCGGCCGGCGAGCGACTCGACCGCGGCACGGTGGTCTCGATGCCCGCGGACCACTTCTCGGTGCTCGGCGCGGACTTCGAGGGCGCGATCGGTCACCAGTTGTCGTTCCTCAAAGACGCGCTGGAGTGA
- a CDS encoding DUF4013 domain-containing protein, with product MLTAAVTALKRTDDAAGVIIVGGVVTLLAWALTPLWLAGVLFVSPVFLVATPVALAPWLVVRGYFVRVTRHAVDAGTAADAPPLVAWGELVRDGLKSVLLSAALLAPLAGGLAVVVGVAAALVAGPVAPTSVAADVESALGPNGPTVVAAVVGAAVAALVGAYLLAFAYVRPAALAVFAASGRLRSGLNPRRVVGVAATGPYATGWTLGVAALAVGTAVATPAIPLVVGVAVAFAVRVVAHGLYGRGAGRSMAGGPGDGRATGNPGPRSTDAPGRGDAEGDNGRDLADSGRGVSGRGPTADRGRDGPPTPVVSGDGGRPVRDEPPAAVQVGRAVPVDGDRDAGGDRSDADGGFEWGPALDDPEDKG from the coding sequence ATGCTCACCGCGGCCGTGACGGCGCTGAAGCGAACCGACGACGCCGCGGGCGTCATCATCGTCGGCGGGGTGGTGACCCTGCTCGCGTGGGCCCTGACGCCGCTGTGGCTCGCCGGCGTCCTCTTCGTCAGCCCGGTGTTCCTCGTCGCGACCCCGGTCGCGCTCGCGCCGTGGCTCGTCGTCCGCGGATACTTCGTCCGCGTGACGCGCCACGCGGTCGACGCGGGGACCGCGGCGGACGCCCCCCCGCTCGTCGCGTGGGGGGAGTTGGTCCGCGACGGGCTCAAGTCGGTCTTGCTGTCGGCGGCGCTGCTCGCGCCGCTCGCGGGCGGGCTCGCGGTCGTCGTCGGTGTGGCCGCCGCGCTCGTCGCCGGCCCGGTCGCCCCGACATCGGTCGCGGCCGACGTGGAATCGGCGCTCGGACCGAACGGACCGACGGTCGTCGCCGCGGTCGTCGGCGCTGCCGTCGCCGCGCTCGTCGGCGCGTACCTCCTCGCGTTCGCGTACGTCCGGCCCGCGGCGCTCGCCGTGTTCGCGGCCTCCGGCCGGCTCAGGAGCGGCCTGAACCCGCGGCGGGTGGTCGGCGTCGCCGCGACCGGTCCGTACGCCACCGGATGGACGCTCGGCGTCGCGGCGCTCGCGGTCGGGACCGCCGTCGCCACCCCCGCGATACCGCTGGTCGTCGGCGTCGCGGTCGCGTTCGCCGTCCGGGTCGTCGCCCACGGCCTCTACGGACGCGGGGCCGGGAGGTCGATGGCCGGAGGGCCGGGAGACGGGAGGGCGACGGGGAACCCAGGCCCGCGGTCTACCGACGCGCCGGGCCGCGGCGACGCCGAGGGCGACAACGGACGCGACCTCGCCGACAGCGGACGCGGCGTGTCCGGTCGCGGTCCCACCGCTGATCGCGGGCGCGACGGCCCGCCGACGCCCGTCGTGTCCGGCGACGGCGGCCGACCGGTGCGGGACGAGCCGCCGGCCGCGGTTCAGGTCGGTCGCGCGGTTCCGGTCGACGGCGACCGCGACGCCGGGGGAGACCGTTCGGACGCCGACGGCGGCTTCGAGTGGGGGCCGGCGCTGGACGACCCGGAAGACAAGGGTTGA
- a CDS encoding mRNA surveillance protein pelota: protein MRISERRYGEEGRERLTLVPENVDDLWHLAHVLEPGDLVEGDTTRRIQRNDDQMRDTGGQREHIFVTLEVEDVEFARFANRLRVSGVIVGCSREDQLNAHHTLNVEEHDEITVEKHFKPDQTERLEEATEAAENPDVAIATVEEGAAFVHTVQQYGTEEYASFTKPTGKGEYSRPREELFAELGDALAHLDADAVILAGPGFTKQDARDYVDEEYRDLSDRVTTVDTSAAGDRGVHEVLKRGAVDEVQKETRISKEANLIDELTENIAKGAKATYGPEDVAEAAEFGAIETLLVVDERLRTERQNDGDWEIDVNEVIESVEQQGGDVVVFSSEFAPGEQLSNLGGIAAILRYRLQ, encoded by the coding sequence ATGCGCATCTCCGAGCGGAGGTACGGCGAGGAGGGCCGGGAACGGCTCACGCTCGTCCCCGAGAACGTCGACGACCTCTGGCACCTCGCGCACGTCCTCGAACCCGGGGACCTCGTCGAGGGCGACACCACGCGACGGATCCAGCGGAACGACGACCAGATGCGGGACACCGGCGGGCAGCGCGAGCACATCTTCGTCACGCTGGAGGTCGAGGACGTGGAGTTCGCGCGGTTCGCCAACCGCCTCCGCGTCTCGGGCGTGATCGTCGGCTGCTCGCGGGAGGACCAACTCAACGCCCACCACACGCTCAACGTCGAGGAACACGACGAGATCACCGTCGAGAAGCACTTCAAGCCGGACCAGACGGAGCGACTGGAGGAGGCGACCGAGGCCGCCGAGAACCCCGACGTGGCCATCGCGACCGTCGAGGAGGGGGCCGCGTTCGTCCACACGGTCCAGCAGTACGGCACCGAGGAGTACGCCTCGTTCACGAAGCCGACCGGGAAGGGCGAGTACTCCCGGCCGCGCGAGGAGCTGTTCGCCGAGCTCGGCGACGCGCTCGCGCACCTCGACGCCGACGCCGTCATCCTCGCGGGTCCCGGCTTCACCAAGCAGGACGCGCGCGACTACGTCGACGAGGAGTACCGGGACCTCTCCGACCGCGTCACCACCGTCGACACCTCCGCGGCCGGCGACCGGGGCGTCCACGAGGTCCTGAAACGCGGCGCGGTCGACGAGGTACAGAAGGAGACCCGCATCTCGAAGGAGGCGAACCTCATCGACGAGCTGACCGAGAACATCGCGAAGGGCGCGAAGGCGACGTACGGGCCCGAGGACGTGGCCGAGGCGGCCGAGTTCGGCGCGATCGAGACGCTGCTCGTCGTCGACGAGCGGCTCCGCACCGAGCGCCAGAACGACGGCGACTGGGAGATCGACGTGAACGAGGTGATCGAGTCGGTCGAACAGCAGGGCGGCGACGTCGTCGTCTTCTCCTCGGAGTTCGCGCCCGGCGAACAGCTGTCGAACCTCGGCGGCATCGCCGCGATCCTCCGCTACCGGCTCCAGTGA
- the infB gene encoding translation initiation factor IF-2, which produces MTDHTHADTLRTPIVAVLGHVDHGKTSLLDTIRGSAVSEGEAGAITQHIGATDIPLDTISGMAGELIDPSDFDLPGLLFIDTPGHHSFSTLRARGGALADIAVLVVDVNDGFQPQTEEAIDILRRTGTPFVVAANKVDTTPGWNPQDGEPIQKSMDAQSERAKSMLDENLYEIIGQLSDAGFSADLYWRVQDFQKNIGVVPLSALTGEGVPDLLTVLMGLSQRFMKEEMAIDVQGPGEGTVLEVKDERGFGATVDTVVYDGVIRNGDQIVVGGQNEPIVTEVRALLRPRPLAEIRTEKEFEKVGEIGAAAGVKIAAPDLDQAMAGAPVRVVRDRTVDEVVEEVKAELAEIEVDTAENGVVVKADTLGSLEAMANALREAEVPILRAEVGDIAPRDIAVAETANQDEHKAILGFNVDLLQNAESDLENADVKLFKNEVIYQLVEDYERYVEEKQRAQQETVLDKVVRPARFRILPDHTFRQNDPAVVGVEIISGTLQNNRNVGYFEGNEFERVGGLSGIQKQGEDVDEARSGERVSIAIDGPTVGRDIEEGDTLWTDVPEKHAKILEQELKEEITADEREALQGYLETRRKRDPFWGK; this is translated from the coding sequence ATGACCGACCACACACACGCGGACACCCTGCGAACCCCCATCGTCGCCGTGCTGGGCCACGTCGACCACGGCAAGACGAGCCTGCTCGACACGATCCGCGGCTCCGCCGTCAGCGAGGGCGAGGCCGGCGCGATCACCCAACACATCGGGGCGACGGACATCCCGCTCGACACCATCTCCGGGATGGCCGGCGAGCTGATCGACCCGTCGGACTTCGATCTGCCCGGCCTGCTGTTCATCGACACGCCCGGCCACCACTCCTTCTCGACGCTACGCGCCCGCGGCGGCGCGCTCGCCGACATCGCGGTGCTGGTCGTCGACGTCAACGATGGCTTCCAGCCGCAGACGGAGGAGGCGATCGACATCCTCCGACGGACCGGGACCCCGTTCGTCGTCGCGGCCAACAAGGTCGACACGACGCCCGGATGGAACCCACAGGACGGCGAACCGATTCAAAAGAGCATGGACGCGCAGTCCGAGCGTGCGAAGTCGATGCTCGACGAGAACCTCTACGAGATCATCGGCCAGCTGTCGGACGCCGGCTTCTCCGCGGACCTCTACTGGCGCGTCCAGGACTTCCAGAAGAACATCGGGGTCGTCCCGCTGTCGGCGCTCACCGGCGAGGGCGTCCCGGACCTGCTGACGGTCCTCATGGGCCTCTCCCAGCGGTTCATGAAAGAGGAGATGGCCATCGACGTTCAGGGGCCGGGCGAGGGGACGGTCCTCGAAGTGAAAGACGAGCGCGGGTTCGGCGCGACCGTCGACACCGTCGTCTACGACGGCGTGATCCGCAACGGCGATCAGATCGTCGTCGGGGGGCAGAACGAGCCGATCGTCACCGAGGTCCGCGCGCTGCTCCGCCCGCGCCCGCTCGCGGAGATCCGCACCGAGAAGGAGTTCGAGAAGGTCGGCGAGATCGGGGCCGCGGCCGGCGTGAAGATCGCCGCGCCCGACCTCGATCAGGCGATGGCCGGCGCGCCGGTCCGCGTGGTCCGCGACCGCACCGTCGACGAGGTCGTCGAGGAGGTGAAGGCGGAACTCGCGGAGATCGAGGTCGACACCGCGGAGAACGGCGTCGTCGTCAAGGCGGACACGCTCGGCTCGCTGGAGGCGATGGCGAACGCCCTCCGCGAGGCCGAGGTCCCCATCCTGCGCGCCGAGGTCGGCGACATCGCGCCCCGCGACATCGCCGTCGCGGAGACGGCGAATCAGGACGAGCACAAGGCCATCCTCGGGTTCAACGTCGACCTCCTCCAGAACGCGGAGTCCGACCTGGAGAACGCGGACGTGAAGCTGTTCAAAAACGAGGTCATCTACCAGCTGGTCGAGGACTACGAGCGCTACGTCGAGGAGAAGCAGCGCGCGCAACAGGAGACGGTGCTGGACAAGGTGGTCCGGCCCGCGCGCTTCCGCATCCTCCCCGACCACACGTTCCGCCAGAACGACCCCGCGGTCGTCGGCGTGGAGATCATCTCCGGCACGCTCCAGAACAACCGCAACGTCGGCTACTTCGAGGGCAACGAGTTCGAGCGCGTCGGCGGCCTCTCGGGCATTCAAAAGCAGGGCGAGGACGTCGACGAGGCCCGCTCGGGCGAGCGCGTCAGCATCGCCATCGACGGGCCGACCGTCGGGCGCGACATCGAGGAGGGCGACACGCTCTGGACCGACGTGCCCGAGAAGCACGCGAAGATCTTAGAACAGGAGCTGAAAGAGGAGATCACCGCCGACGAGCGCGAGGCGCTTCAGGGCTACTTGGAGACGCGTCGCAAGCGGGACCCCTTCTGGGGGAAGTAG